TTTTCATTTGTAACAATAAATCCATTTTGAAAATTATCAATTATTTCAAAAAATAATTTATTAATATCGCCCATTTTTACTCCTGAATTCAATTATTATTCAATAATATCAAATATTACCATAGGGTATTATTAAATATTACCTATAAGTAATATCATTCTAGTGAAACTATAAGGAGAATAATGTTGTTGTCAGAAATAACTGAAGAAGATTCAGTGAAATTTCATCAAAATATTTCAAAAAATGTAAGAAAAATAAGAAGAGAAAAAAAATTAACACAATTAGATGTGAGTATAGCATTGGGGTTTTCTAATCCATCATTTATTACAAATGCAGAATCAAATACATCAAATAAAAAATTTAACTTAAATCAATTGCATAAATTATCAATAATATTTGATATACCTATATGCGAATTTTTCAAAGTAAACGAATAAGTATAATTGTAAAATCCAACTAAAATTCTATCCTAAAGGACATAGTATTATTAAGCATAATATGACTGTTTTTTAGATATCATCCCAACTACTTAAATTAATAATTTTATCTATAAAAATAGAGTTTTGATAGTTCAATTTATAGATCAACAAAGATATAATATTTTATAAATTTTAAAAGTGCATTTTAAAGAAAGAAGAAGAATAAATGGCATTAATAGACTTACAAAACATAACTAAACAATACGATACAAAAGTAATATTAAAAGATGTAAACTTTACTTTAACACCTGGACAAAGAATTGCGGTAATTGGTCAAAATGGTCAAGGCAAGTCAACTTTACTAAAAGTTATTATGGGTGAGGTTGAAGTAGATTCTGGTGAAAAATCAATTGATAAATCTATAAAAATAGAGATGTTAGCTCAACAACCAAAGTTTGAACCAGAGCTTACAGTAAGAGAAGCAATTGAGCAACAACTAACAGAAATAAACACAGCAAAAAAAAGATATGAAGAAGTTGCACAAGAACTTGCAATTGATTATGAAAACAATGATTTGTTACAAGAGCAAAGTAAACTAGCTACTTATATAGATTTTCACAATGCTTGGGATTTGGACAATATGATTGAAAGAGTCTTAAAAGAGTTTCAATTAAAAGAGTTTGAATTTAAAGATGTAAATCTTTTAAGTGGAGGAGAACAAAGAAGAGTTAGCCTTGCAACCTTATTACTTAAAAAACCTGATATTTTACTTTTAGATGAACCTACAAACCATCTTGATGTTTATATGGTAGAGTTTTTAGAATCACTTCTAATGAAGAATAACTTTACTTTACTATTTATCTCTCATGATAGATATTTTATTGATAATATTGCTACAAATATTGTTGAAATAGAAAATGGAAACCTAAGAAAATTCAATGGTGGATATAGTGATTATTTAGGTCAAAAAGAAGAGTTATTATCAAACATGCAAAAAGAGCATGAAAATTTAATAAGACTTGTAAAAAGAGAAGCCCATTGGATGCAAAGAGGCGTTACAGCTAGAAGAAAAAGAAATGAAAGAAGAAAATCAGAATATTTTGATTTGAAGAAAAAGGCAAAATCAAACCCTGCACAAATAAAAAAGATGTCTTTAGAACTTCAAAGAGAACAAAAAGCGTTTAATGCACCTGAGGGACAAAATAAAAATAAAAGAAAAATGCTTTTTGAACTTGATAAGATAAAAAAATCTTTAGGGAATAAACTTCTTATCAAAAACTTCACTACAAGAATTTTACAAAAAGATGTTATTGCAATAGTTGGTCCAAATGGAACTGGAAAATCAACAATGCTAAAACTATTTACACAAAAACTACAAATTGATGAAGGTAGATTTAAAAAGGGTGATTTTACTATTGGATATTTTGACCAACACAGAGAAATGCTTGATGATTCAAAAACAATTATGGATATTTTTTGTCCAAATGGTGGAGATAGAGTTGTTTTAGATGATGGAAGAAATATGCATGTATTTGGATACTTGAAAAACTTTTTATTTCCAAGAGAGTATCTTGATAAAAAAATTGGATTATTAAGTGGTGGAGAAAAAAATAGAGTTGCTTTAGCACTTTTATTTACAAAAAATTATGATTGTTTGATACTTGATGAGCCTACAAATGATTTGGATATTCCAACAATAAATATCTTAGAAGAGTATTTACAAAATTTTCAAGGTGCGCTTATATTTGTAAGTCATGATAGATATTTTGTAGATAAAATTGCAACAAAACTATTTGTATTTAGAGGAATTGAAGGACTAGTTGAAGAGAGTTATCAACCATATACAGAGTATCTTGAAGTAGAAAAAGAGATAAAAGACTTAGAAGATTATGAAAAAGAGCTTCAAAAAACAAGTCAAAATGAAGAAAAAAAGAGATCTCAACCAAAAAAGCAAAATAAACTAAGCTACAAAGATCAAGTCGAATATGACAAACTGCCAGATGAGATAGAAGAGTTAGAAAATAAAATTGAAGAGATAAATAACTGCCTTGCAAATCCAAAATGTTATGAACAAAAAGGTATTGTCATAGTATCACAAGAATTAGAAGAAGTAAAAAGTGTCTATGAAACAAAAGTAGAAAGATTTTTAGAGCTTGAAGAACTAATAGAAAGCTTTAATTCATAAAAAGATATAATAAATAAAAAACAAGGATATTCATGAGTTTAAAAGAACAATTAAAAACTGATTTAAAAGATGCAATGAGAGCAAAAGAGTTAGTAAAAAGAGACTCAATAAGAGCAATAAATACAATGATTAAACAAATTGAAGTTGATGAAAGAAAAGAATTAAATGATGAAGATATTTTAAAACTTATTCAAAAAGGTATTAAACAAAGACAAGAAGCTATTATTCAATACAAAGATGCACAAAGAGATGAGCTTGTAGAAAAAGAACAAGAACAAATTGATATATTTAAACAATACTTACCAAAACAATTAGATGATGCAGAATTAGAAGCTAGAATCAAAGACATAATAGCAGAAGTAAAAGCAGAAAGTATCAAAGATATGGGTAAAGTTATGGGGACAGCAACAAAGAAATTTGCAGGAGTTGCAGATGGAAAAAGAATCAATGAAATAGTAAAAAAACTTTTATCATAAAAGGATTATATTATGGGAAATGATATCAAAGAAGTAGCAAAAAAAACTATTAAAAATCTATTTATAAAAAATATTGAACCAACTCCAAATGAGTATCATAAAGAGTTTTGTATAATTGCTAAAGAGTATAAATTAAATGCGAAAGAATGCACTCAATTTAAAGAATTAGTAAGTAGATTAAATAATGAAGAACAAGAAGAGATAAAAAGTAAAAATATAACTACTTTTGAAGATATGATTCCCATACTTTTAAATAGAGTTGCTACAAAAAACTTAAAAACTTTGACATCACTTTTTAAAGAATCTATGACACCATCTATTTCAATTGGTTTAGATGATAAGATAACAAAATTTTCTGTTAAAATAGGAAATTCTCCAGCACTACTTTTTGAAGAAGAGATTCAAAAAGAGATGCAAAGCTTCATCACAAATAGATTTGAAGCTGATAAAAAAGTAGTTCAAGAAAAAACAGCAGAAATTGCAAAGCTTGTAACACTTATGGGTAAGCACTTAAATGAAGCTATTTCAAGTAGTGGAGATAGTGGTGTTGAAGTATCAAATATAAAAGATGAAATTCAAGCTATAAATCTTACAGATAATGGAATAAAAGAATTAACAACACTACAAAGTAAACTTATAAATGCAGCAATGTCAATAGAAAATGAGATGACAAATGTAGGGGAAAAATTATCTTCTGGAAAAGATAAAGTTCAAGAGCTTGAAGATAAAGTAAAAACACTTGAAGAACAACTTTCTAAAACAAAAGAAGAGAATTTAAAAGATCATTTAACAGGCTTACTTACTAGAAAAGCATATGAATATGAAGCTAAAAAAACAGAAGAAAATTATAAAAGAAATGATACACAGTATGCAATAGTATTTTTTGACATTGACCACTTTAAAGCAATCAATGACAAATATGGTCACGCAGGTGGTGACATGATACTATCTACTTTTGGAAAAATCTTAAGTAAATATACAAGAGATATGGATATTGTAGGAAGATATGGAGGAGAAGAGTTTATTGCTATAATTCATTTTAATCTTAAAAGAGAACTTCTAAAATATCTAAAAAGAATCAAAAGTATAGTTACACAAAATAATTTTATCTATGAAAAGAAAAAGATAAAAATCACTTTTTCAGCTGGGGTTACTATTAGAAATGACCATGAGTCATATGATAGTGCAATACAAAAAGCAGATATGCTTTTATATAAAGCAAAAGAAGAAGGTAGAAATAAAATTATACTTGAAGATAATACAGTCATATAAAGTAAGATTAATTCTTATTTTTTAAATTTTATAATTTAGAAATAATTTTATAGTTTTATATACTTTTATTGTTTATATTATGTTAAAATAGTGTAAATAATAAAAGAAGCTATTATGAAAAAGAAATTTTACATAAAGATTAGACCTACAATCTCATTTATTTTGGTATTTTTAATAATTTCTGTTATATCTATAACCTTACTTTTACAATATAATTTCTCTTTAGATTTAGCCAAAAATGCAACAAAAGATAATTTTTCACAAATCTCTGAAAACGTTGAAGAGAGACTACAAAATTTAGATAAGCGTCATAATGATTTAATATCCATACTTCAACTTTACAAAGAAATAAAACAAACACCACAAAAAAATAAACGCCACCCTCTTTTGAAACTTATCACAACTGCATTAAATAACAATAAGCATATCTATGCTTTATATGTAGGTCATGAAGATAATACTTTTTATGAAGTAATAAATCTAAATATAAATGAAAAACTAAGAAAAAAATATAATGCAAATAAAGAAGAAAGATGGCTTATAGTAAAAATTTATGATAAAAATGGAACTCATGTAAGATATGATGAATATCTAAACAAAAACTTAATACAAATAAGAAGTATAGAAAGTAAAACAAGTTACCGCCCTACTTCAAGACCTTGGTACAAAGAAGCAATAAAGGATAATTCTATAATAAGAACTGAGCCATATTTATTTACAAATTTAGATAATTTTGGAGTAACTTATGCAAAAAAGGTTACTAGTACTAAATCTGTAATTGGTCTTGATTTATCACTTCAAAGTCTTGATAATTTTCTTAAAAAACAAATTCATATTGATAAACAAGGAATATACTTGATAAAAAAAGATATGAAAATAATCTCAAAAGCAGGAAAGAATATAAAAGATAAAAAGATTGATAGTACTTTAAAAGAGAAAATAACAAAAATAATAAATACTCAAATAGCTTACAAATCTTTTAGCATGAAAATCAATGATATAAATTATTTTATATATTTTTCTAAAATTGAATCAATTTATAAAAATAAAGATTATCTTCTAATTACAGTGCCTCAAGATATAATTATGCAACCATACACAAATAGAATTTTTTATTCATTCTTGATGACTATAGGTCTTCTTAGTTTTATTATACCTCTTATTTGGTACTCTACGAAAATTTTAGTAAATCCAATAGAAAAACTTGAAGAACAAAATAACAAAATATTAAGAAGAGAATTCACAAAAGTAGAAGATATAAATACAAATATTAAAGAGTTAGATGAACTTTCAAAATCTCTTGTAAATATGTCTAAATCTCTTAAAGAATATGAAGATAAACAACAAGAACTAATGGATTCATTTATCAAACTTATTGCAAGTGCTATTGATGCAAAATCAAAATATACAGGGGCACATTGTGCAAGAGTTCCAATACTTACTATGTTAATAGCAAATAAGGCACATCAAAGCAATGAAAGCATATTTAAAGATTTTACTTTTAAAAATGAAGAAGAAAAAAGAGAACTAAGTATTGCCGCTTGGTTACATGATTGTGGAAAAGTTACTACTCCTGAATATGTTGTTGATAAAGCGACTAAACTTGAAACTATATATAATAGAATCCATGAAATAAGAACTAGATTTGAAGTTATTTATAGAGATATGACTATTCAAATGTACAAAAATATCTTAGATGGAAAAGATAAAAAAGAAGAAGAAAACCTTTTAAAGCAGAAGTTAAATAATCTACAAGAAGAGTATAAAATTGTTGCGAAGGCAAATATTGGTTCTGAATTTATGAGTGATGAAGATATAGAAAAAATTAAACAAATATCAAAAAAACAATGGACAAGATATTTTGATAAGACAATAGGTTTATCACAAGATGAAGAATCAAGAGTAGATAAAAATAAAATACAAACTCCATGCAAAGAGTATTTATTAAGTGATAAAAAAGAGCATATAATAAAAAGAAATAAAGATGACATTAAAGATTATGATAAATACAATTTTAAAATTGATGTACCAAAAGATCTTTATAATTTAGGAGAAGTATATAATCTATGTATTAAAAAAGGCACACTTACAAATGAAGAAAGGTACAAAATCAATGAACATATCATTATGTCAATTATCATGCTTGAACAACTCCCTTTTAGTGACAACTTAAAAAGAGTTCCAGAATATGCAGGAGCACATCATGAAACTCTTATTGGTACAGGATATCCCAAAAAATTAAAAAAACAAGACATGTCAATCCCAGCTAGAATCATGGCTATCACTGATATTTTTGAAGCTTTAACAGCATCAGATAGACCATATAAAAAAGCAAAAACATTAAGTGAAGCTATTGGTATACTTAGTCTTATGGTAAAAGAAAAACATATTGATGAAGATATTTTTAGACTATTTCTAAGCTCAGGCGCATATAAAGAGTATGCTCAAAAATACCTAAAAAAAGAACAAATAGATGAAGTAGATATATCTTTATATATCTAATCATCAAAAGATTTAGGTTTATCAAATAAAAAACCTTGACAATAATCAACATTTAAAATTTTTAACTTTTCATAAAGTTCATTTGAAAATACATGTTTTGCAATAACTTTAATATCTGCTTCTTTTGCAAAATTTATAATATTTTTTACAAAAAGATAAGCTATTTTATCTTCTAAAATAGATTTTATAATATCACCATCAATTTTTATATAATCAACTTTTATTGAACATAGATAATGTAAATTTGAATATCCCACTCCAAAATTATCTATATATATTTTATAACCCAATTCTTTTAATTTTAAAAGATTTTCTTTTACTTTATTATCTTTTACAATTTTTTCATTTAATATAATTTCTAAGCCTAATCTATTTGATATATCTTTATCTAAAAATGCATTCTTTTCAAGTAATTTTATTATTGAATCATTTTTTATATCCTGAGAGTTTAAATTTACATTTAAAAACATAGTCTTATTCTTTCTTAATCTTTCAAAACAAATTTTTAAAACTCTTTTTGAAATATTTCTTAGAATAAAAGTTCCTTTTATAGAAGAAATAATATCTATTGGTTCAGCAATTGAATTATCTTTTTTTCTGATTCTTAATAATGCTTCTGAAAAAATTTCTTCTTTAGTATAAGTATCTACAACTTTTTGATAAAAGCAAAAGACTCTTTTTTCATCTAAAGCTTCTTTTATTTCATTTATAGATAGTTTATTATCATCGTGAACTTGAGAGTTTTCATTGTAAATTTGAATATTGTTTCGACCTTTGTCTTTAGCTAAGTATAGAGCTTTATCTGCTAGTTTAAAAGCTTCTTCAAAGTTTTTTGATTTTGCTGGTTGTAAATTAACTCCAATAGATACAGTAATATCCAAATTAGACTTATTTGAAATAGGAAATTTTTCTTTTTGAATATTTGTAAATATCCTTTCAATGACATTTAAAGCTATTAAATTATCATTTCGTTTAACTTTTGCAAAGATAAGAAACTCTTCTCCACCATATCTAATAACAATATCATCTTTTTTTCGTGTAGATTTTAAAATAATAACAGCAACTTGTTTTAATATTTTATCTCCAATATTATGTCCATAATTATCATTTACAAGTTTAAAATTATCAATATCAATTGCTGCAATAATATAATCATCTAAATTTATAAACTCTTCATACTCTTGTAAATAGTTTCTATTAAAAACATTTGTTAATTTATCTGTATACGCACTTTGTTTGACTGAAATATATCTTTTTGATTGAATTAATAAAACAAATAAAAATAATAAAAGTATAAAAATTACTATAATTATAGTATCTTTTATTATAGAGATAATATCATTTATCTCTTTAACTTTTTTTATTGAAAAATCAATTGCTAAAATTAAAATTACTTCATTATTTTGGATAATCGGAACTAAATATGTAATTGAAATCTGTTTTAAATATTTATTTTGAATAATTATAGGTGCTTTAGTATCAAATAACATTAGCCATTTTTTATTATCTATGTCAAACTTTTGATTAGGGAAAGCTTTATTTAGACCTTTTGCACCATCAACTAAAAATCTAAATACACCCCTGTTATCTTTATAAAGTAAATATGCATATTTTATATTTTGCGTAACTAAAGTTTCTAAGTTTGTTTCTATTTTATTATGAAAATTTCTATTTTCTAATATTTGTTCAACATAATTTTTATCTTTATCTAATGTTTCTTTTATACTCTTAGCACTAT
The window above is part of the Malaciobacter marinus genome. Proteins encoded here:
- a CDS encoding helix-turn-helix domain-containing protein; this translates as MLLSEITEEDSVKFHQNISKNVRKIRREKKLTQLDVSIALGFSNPSFITNAESNTSNKKFNLNQLHKLSIIFDIPICEFFKVNE
- the abc-f gene encoding ribosomal protection-like ABC-F family protein, producing MALIDLQNITKQYDTKVILKDVNFTLTPGQRIAVIGQNGQGKSTLLKVIMGEVEVDSGEKSIDKSIKIEMLAQQPKFEPELTVREAIEQQLTEINTAKKRYEEVAQELAIDYENNDLLQEQSKLATYIDFHNAWDLDNMIERVLKEFQLKEFEFKDVNLLSGGEQRRVSLATLLLKKPDILLLDEPTNHLDVYMVEFLESLLMKNNFTLLFISHDRYFIDNIATNIVEIENGNLRKFNGGYSDYLGQKEELLSNMQKEHENLIRLVKREAHWMQRGVTARRKRNERRKSEYFDLKKKAKSNPAQIKKMSLELQREQKAFNAPEGQNKNKRKMLFELDKIKKSLGNKLLIKNFTTRILQKDVIAIVGPNGTGKSTMLKLFTQKLQIDEGRFKKGDFTIGYFDQHREMLDDSKTIMDIFCPNGGDRVVLDDGRNMHVFGYLKNFLFPREYLDKKIGLLSGGEKNRVALALLFTKNYDCLILDEPTNDLDIPTINILEEYLQNFQGALIFVSHDRYFVDKIATKLFVFRGIEGLVEESYQPYTEYLEVEKEIKDLEDYEKELQKTSQNEEKKRSQPKKQNKLSYKDQVEYDKLPDEIEELENKIEEINNCLANPKCYEQKGIVIVSQELEEVKSVYETKVERFLELEELIESFNS
- a CDS encoding GatB/YqeY domain-containing protein → MSLKEQLKTDLKDAMRAKELVKRDSIRAINTMIKQIEVDERKELNDEDILKLIQKGIKQRQEAIIQYKDAQRDELVEKEQEQIDIFKQYLPKQLDDAELEARIKDIIAEVKAESIKDMGKVMGTATKKFAGVADGKRINEIVKKLLS
- a CDS encoding GGDEF domain-containing protein, with translation MGNDIKEVAKKTIKNLFIKNIEPTPNEYHKEFCIIAKEYKLNAKECTQFKELVSRLNNEEQEEIKSKNITTFEDMIPILLNRVATKNLKTLTSLFKESMTPSISIGLDDKITKFSVKIGNSPALLFEEEIQKEMQSFITNRFEADKKVVQEKTAEIAKLVTLMGKHLNEAISSSGDSGVEVSNIKDEIQAINLTDNGIKELTTLQSKLINAAMSIENEMTNVGEKLSSGKDKVQELEDKVKTLEEQLSKTKEENLKDHLTGLLTRKAYEYEAKKTEENYKRNDTQYAIVFFDIDHFKAINDKYGHAGGDMILSTFGKILSKYTRDMDIVGRYGGEEFIAIIHFNLKRELLKYLKRIKSIVTQNNFIYEKKKIKITFSAGVTIRNDHESYDSAIQKADMLLYKAKEEGRNKIILEDNTVI
- a CDS encoding HD domain-containing phosphohydrolase, with protein sequence MKKKFYIKIRPTISFILVFLIISVISITLLLQYNFSLDLAKNATKDNFSQISENVEERLQNLDKRHNDLISILQLYKEIKQTPQKNKRHPLLKLITTALNNNKHIYALYVGHEDNTFYEVINLNINEKLRKKYNANKEERWLIVKIYDKNGTHVRYDEYLNKNLIQIRSIESKTSYRPTSRPWYKEAIKDNSIIRTEPYLFTNLDNFGVTYAKKVTSTKSVIGLDLSLQSLDNFLKKQIHIDKQGIYLIKKDMKIISKAGKNIKDKKIDSTLKEKITKIINTQIAYKSFSMKINDINYFIYFSKIESIYKNKDYLLITVPQDIIMQPYTNRIFYSFLMTIGLLSFIIPLIWYSTKILVNPIEKLEEQNNKILRREFTKVEDINTNIKELDELSKSLVNMSKSLKEYEDKQQELMDSFIKLIASAIDAKSKYTGAHCARVPILTMLIANKAHQSNESIFKDFTFKNEEEKRELSIAAWLHDCGKVTTPEYVVDKATKLETIYNRIHEIRTRFEVIYRDMTIQMYKNILDGKDKKEEENLLKQKLNNLQEEYKIVAKANIGSEFMSDEDIEKIKQISKKQWTRYFDKTIGLSQDEESRVDKNKIQTPCKEYLLSDKKEHIIKRNKDDIKDYDKYNFKIDVPKDLYNLGEVYNLCIKKGTLTNEERYKINEHIIMSIIMLEQLPFSDNLKRVPEYAGAHHETLIGTGYPKKLKKQDMSIPARIMAITDIFEALTASDRPYKKAKTLSEAIGILSLMVKEKHIDEDIFRLFLSSGAYKEYAQKYLKKEQIDEVDISLYI
- a CDS encoding EAL domain-containing protein — protein: MKTFFELKDSHLLIIFAVIISFILFLLLLGTIKLEENIEKKMIQISTADVKSIVLNSAKSIKETLDKDKNYVEQILENRNFHNKIETNLETLVTQNIKYAYLLYKDNRGVFRFLVDGAKGLNKAFPNQKFDIDNKKWLMLFDTKAPIIIQNKYLKQISITYLVPIIQNNEVILILAIDFSIKKVKEINDIISIIKDTIIIVIFILLLFLFVLLIQSKRYISVKQSAYTDKLTNVFNRNYLQEYEEFINLDDYIIAAIDIDNFKLVNDNYGHNIGDKILKQVAVIILKSTRKKDDIVIRYGGEEFLIFAKVKRNDNLIALNVIERIFTNIQKEKFPISNKSNLDITVSIGVNLQPAKSKNFEEAFKLADKALYLAKDKGRNNIQIYNENSQVHDDNKLSINEIKEALDEKRVFCFYQKVVDTYTKEEIFSEALLRIRKKDNSIAEPIDIISSIKGTFILRNISKRVLKICFERLRKNKTMFLNVNLNSQDIKNDSIIKLLEKNAFLDKDISNRLGLEIILNEKIVKDNKVKENLLKLKELGYKIYIDNFGVGYSNLHYLCSIKVDYIKIDGDIIKSILEDKIAYLFVKNIINFAKEADIKVIAKHVFSNELYEKLKILNVDYCQGFLFDKPKSFDD